Proteins co-encoded in one Pseudomonas fluorescens genomic window:
- a CDS encoding RHS repeat-associated core domain-containing protein translates to MLPSDRLLTLNNSIGLLVVAALNPDQPDVETLFQEFRLCLNNYESWAEQFWTGDALDVDQVFEVGNDVRLSAPVASRKPISSSVAMCSATGSMTLVHMFEAARFVPIGDTPVTLEPVISDVDGVLKFGEPLHYTIGPSGILKVDDCDRGQRYRITFFPDVSTAHIQALYASYQGLIDGLEGWLREEWKGFQPQWTEFSSAGFTERYGQLQQADWRGFETALNGVWDDVKQLFALLADLQANSEKLLQYLSAVELDALLTASSEAIANGLLMLSDEPLLFIYLAAFTSWLKMLPPHFLAEVVAEVRAELLVGFLLMCVSGGMGVPLRLSTKVLGKIKSPRAREWLAASALRLAELTSAPDLTRHASALKPLMINARPAPLRPTPAIPLEVRTADTLVLTVPNPAAIARDKSHAMTRMERHEPRDDASEQAKNPNGDSADCAPRTCTNGCPVSMVTGEELLTLTDGVLDGLLPFEFSRLYRTSAAEIDVGLGFGWSHSLAHRLEVDGASVVWVDHENRRTRFPLPSVERPAIHNSLSRAAIFLGDEPEELIVALAGDAARFYHFRAGRLTAVSDAYANRLTVHRDHSDRIQRLDNGAGRSLLLRYERAHLVAVDYQVFCESAWRTEQTLVSYRFDARHRLIDATNAVGESERYDYDDQHVILQRQLSGGASFFWEWERAGKAARCVRHWASFSQIDTRYVWDDAGSVTVHYVDGTEETYVHDDTARLVRQVAADGGEQLKAYDAQGRLIAEQDALGAVTEYRYDDVGRLIALIPPDDAPTSYEYRHGFLHSRSRGDAVWTYRRNAQGDVTEAVDPDGHVTHYYYDPQGRLLSIRYPDSGRHVFVWNDLGQLVEESLPDGGVRKFSYDALGRRITAQDEHGAITRHAWDAVGRLIQTTMPTGATRAWSYSAYGQVTAERDELGRITRYEYDDDLHLVSRRINPDGTRIQYRYDHAQLLLTEIENESGEKYRLDYTPTGLIRQETGFDGRRTAYAYDRNGHLLEKTEFGDDGSTLVTTYQRDSAGRLLLKTLPDGVEVSYRYDRLGRLVGVDDGQDHPLAFEYDLQDRLVREHQGWGTLRYTYDACGQLTRLRLPDNSKLDYHYAKGGALTAIDLNGALLTRHTCQNGREQQRQQGLLLSEYSYDEQGRLSAHAVGHQRSALYRRDFAYSANGNLEHIADTRHGQRSYQYDALNRLIRVRHTRDDLPENFAHDPAGNLLMQDRPGPASIKGNRLLMQGDRHYDYDAFGNLIRERRGRAQQLVTAYRYDSQHRLIGLTRPDGTTATYQYDAFGRRIRKTVDGQTTEFFWQGEHLIAESSQEQHRSFIYEPGTFRPLAMLDGKGPKRACPFYYQLDHLGTPQELTDYSGDIVWSAKYSAYGKVTSLELATEDYLDQPLRFQGQYFDDESGLHYNRHRYYDPDVGRYLTPDPVKLAGGLNQYQYVPNPTGWVDPLGLSNCPGGDGCNKPSVEQDDPTKIIQGGELTINVPTPQIQRRYLYRGDQKDPTEVFENGFKSKGDSNDLLLHSIDSDYPPSNFISTSLSRDMGKEFATSSFTTPGFIYTLKMIPGHNLKNELGSAYRFGREQEVAIPKEIRREDILGATLIIDDGREFGYSIPNPYRMIDK, encoded by the coding sequence ATGCTTCCATCCGATCGACTCCTGACCCTGAACAACAGCATTGGTTTGCTGGTGGTCGCTGCGCTGAACCCTGACCAGCCCGACGTCGAAACGCTGTTTCAGGAGTTCCGCCTCTGCCTCAACAACTATGAAAGCTGGGCCGAGCAGTTCTGGACAGGCGACGCGCTGGATGTCGATCAGGTGTTCGAGGTCGGTAACGATGTGCGGCTCAGTGCACCCGTGGCCAGCCGAAAGCCCATCAGTTCCTCCGTGGCCATGTGTTCCGCCACTGGCTCCATGACGCTGGTGCACATGTTCGAAGCAGCGCGCTTCGTTCCGATCGGCGACACGCCGGTGACCCTGGAACCGGTCATTTCCGATGTCGATGGTGTCCTGAAGTTCGGCGAACCGCTGCATTACACCATCGGTCCCAGTGGCATTCTCAAGGTCGACGATTGCGACCGGGGCCAGCGTTATCGCATCACCTTCTTTCCCGATGTTTCCACCGCGCATATCCAGGCGTTGTATGCCTCGTATCAGGGCCTTATCGATGGCCTGGAAGGCTGGCTGCGCGAGGAATGGAAAGGATTTCAACCGCAGTGGACGGAGTTTTCCAGCGCCGGTTTCACCGAGCGTTACGGTCAGTTGCAGCAGGCCGACTGGCGCGGTTTCGAAACGGCCCTGAATGGTGTCTGGGATGACGTGAAGCAACTGTTTGCCCTGCTCGCCGACTTGCAGGCCAACAGCGAAAAGCTTCTGCAATACCTTTCCGCTGTTGAACTGGATGCCCTGCTCACCGCGTCGTCCGAGGCCATCGCCAATGGTCTGCTGATGCTCAGCGATGAGCCGTTGTTGTTCATTTATCTGGCGGCCTTTACCAGTTGGCTGAAGATGCTGCCGCCGCACTTTCTGGCCGAGGTGGTGGCTGAGGTCAGGGCCGAACTGCTGGTCGGTTTTCTGTTGATGTGTGTGTCGGGTGGCATGGGTGTGCCGCTGCGGTTGAGCACAAAGGTATTGGGCAAGATCAAGTCGCCGCGTGCGCGGGAATGGCTGGCGGCGTCGGCGTTGCGGCTGGCAGAGCTGACCTCGGCGCCCGATCTGACCCGACATGCGAGCGCTTTGAAACCGCTGATGATCAATGCGCGCCCGGCGCCGTTACGCCCGACACCGGCCATTCCGCTGGAAGTCCGCACGGCGGATACGCTGGTGCTGACGGTGCCCAATCCGGCGGCCATTGCCCGTGACAAGTCCCACGCCATGACGCGCATGGAACGGCATGAGCCTCGGGATGATGCTTCGGAGCAGGCTAAAAACCCCAACGGTGACAGTGCCGATTGTGCGCCGCGGACCTGCACCAACGGCTGTCCGGTGTCGATGGTCACCGGCGAAGAATTGCTGACGCTGACAGACGGCGTGCTCGACGGGCTGTTGCCGTTCGAGTTCAGCCGCTTGTATCGCACCAGTGCGGCGGAGATCGATGTCGGGCTGGGGTTTGGCTGGAGTCATTCGCTGGCGCATCGGCTGGAGGTCGATGGTGCTTCGGTGGTCTGGGTTGACCATGAGAACCGGCGCACGCGTTTTCCATTGCCGAGCGTCGAGCGGCCGGCGATTCACAACAGTTTGTCGCGGGCGGCGATTTTTCTCGGGGACGAGCCGGAGGAACTGATCGTCGCGCTGGCGGGGGACGCGGCGCGGTTTTATCACTTTCGGGCTGGACGTCTTACCGCTGTCAGCGATGCCTATGCGAATCGTCTGACGGTGCATCGGGATCATTCCGACCGGATTCAGCGCCTGGATAACGGGGCCGGTCGTTCGCTGCTGCTGCGTTACGAGCGGGCGCATCTGGTCGCCGTCGATTATCAGGTTTTTTGTGAGTCGGCCTGGCGCACCGAGCAGACGCTGGTCAGCTACCGCTTTGATGCCCGTCATCGGTTGATCGACGCGACCAACGCCGTCGGCGAGAGCGAGCGTTACGACTACGACGACCAGCACGTCATTCTGCAACGGCAATTGAGCGGCGGCGCGAGCTTCTTCTGGGAGTGGGAGCGTGCCGGCAAGGCGGCGCGTTGCGTGCGGCACTGGGCGTCGTTTTCGCAGATAGATACGCGTTACGTCTGGGATGACGCCGGCAGCGTCACGGTGCATTACGTCGATGGGACTGAAGAGACCTACGTCCACGACGACACGGCGCGGCTGGTGCGTCAGGTCGCCGCCGACGGTGGCGAGCAGCTCAAGGCCTACGATGCTCAGGGCCGGCTGATCGCCGAGCAGGATGCGCTGGGCGCGGTCACCGAATACCGCTACGACGACGTCGGACGGCTGATCGCGCTGATTCCGCCGGACGATGCGCCAACGTCCTACGAGTACCGCCACGGTTTCCTGCACAGCCGTTCGCGTGGCGATGCGGTGTGGACATACCGGCGCAACGCCCAGGGCGACGTCACCGAAGCGGTCGATCCCGACGGCCATGTCACCCATTACTACTACGACCCGCAGGGGCGGTTGCTGTCGATCCGTTATCCGGATTCGGGTCGGCATGTGTTCGTGTGGAATGACCTTGGGCAACTGGTCGAGGAAAGTCTGCCGGACGGCGGGGTTCGGAAGTTTTCCTACGATGCGCTGGGACGGCGGATTACTGCGCAGGACGAACATGGCGCGATCACCCGCCATGCCTGGGACGCCGTTGGCCGGCTGATCCAGACCACGATGCCGACCGGTGCCACCCGTGCCTGGTCCTACAGCGCCTACGGCCAGGTCACCGCCGAACGCGATGAACTGGGGCGCATCACCCGTTACGAATATGACGACGACCTGCACCTGGTCAGCCGGCGGATCAACCCCGACGGCACGCGGATTCAATACCGCTACGACCATGCGCAGCTGTTGCTCACGGAAATCGAGAACGAGTCGGGCGAAAAGTACCGGCTGGACTACACGCCGACCGGACTGATCCGACAGGAAACCGGCTTCGATGGCCGACGCACCGCCTACGCCTACGACCGCAACGGTCATCTGCTGGAAAAGACCGAGTTCGGCGACGACGGCTCGACGCTGGTCACCACTTACCAACGCGACAGCGCCGGGCGCCTGCTGCTCAAGACCCTGCCGGACGGGGTCGAGGTCAGCTACCGCTATGACCGTTTGGGCCGTTTGGTCGGCGTGGATGACGGCCAGGATCACCCGCTGGCCTTCGAGTACGACCTGCAGGACCGCCTGGTGCGTGAGCATCAGGGCTGGGGCACCTTGCGTTACACCTACGACGCCTGCGGCCAGCTCACTCGCCTGCGTCTGCCGGACAACAGCAAGCTCGATTACCACTACGCCAAGGGCGGCGCGCTGACCGCGATCGACCTCAACGGCGCCTTGCTCACCCGCCACACCTGCCAGAACGGCCGCGAGCAGCAGCGCCAGCAAGGCCTGCTGCTCAGCGAATATTCCTACGACGAACAGGGCCGCTTAAGCGCCCACGCCGTAGGCCATCAACGCAGCGCTCTGTACCGCCGCGATTTTGCCTACAGCGCCAACGGCAACCTCGAACACATCGCCGACACCCGCCACGGCCAGCGCAGCTACCAGTACGACGCCCTCAACCGCTTGATCCGCGTACGTCACACCCGCGACGACCTGCCGGAAAACTTCGCCCACGACCCGGCCGGCAACCTGCTGATGCAGGACCGGCCGGGCCCGGCCAGCATCAAGGGCAACCGCCTGCTGATGCAGGGCGACCGCCACTATGACTACGACGCCTTCGGCAACCTGATCCGCGAACGCCGCGGCCGCGCTCAGCAACTCGTCACTGCATACCGCTACGACAGCCAGCACCGCCTGATCGGCCTGACCCGCCCTGACGGCACCACCGCCACCTACCAATACGACGCCTTCGGCCGGCGCATCCGCAAGACCGTCGACGGCCAGACCACCGAGTTTTTCTGGCAAGGCGAGCACCTGATCGCCGAAAGCAGCCAGGAACAGCACCGCAGCTTCATCTACGAACCCGGCACCTTTCGTCCGCTGGCGATGCTCGACGGCAAAGGCCCGAAACGCGCCTGCCCGTTCTACTACCAGCTCGACCACCTCGGCACCCCGCAGGAGTTGACCGACTACAGCGGCGACATCGTCTGGTCAGCCAAATACAGCGCCTACGGCAAAGTCACCTCGCTGGAACTGGCAACCGAGGACTACCTGGACCAGCCGCTGCGCTTTCAGGGGCAGTACTTCGATGACGAAAGCGGGCTGCATTACAACCGGCATCGGTATTACGACCCGGACGTTGGGCGGTACCTGACGCCGGATCCGGTGAAGCTGGCTGGGGGGCTGAATCAGTATCAGTACGTGCCGAATCCGACGGGGTGGGTGGATCCGTTGGGGTTGAGTAATTGTCCAGGAGGTGACGGCTGTAACAAACCATCAGTTGAACAAGATGATCCGACAAAAATAATTCAAGGCGGCGAACTCACCATTAACGTCCCTACCCCGCAAATACAGCGTAGGTATTTGTACCGTGGGGACCAAAAAGATCCTACAGAAGTTTTTGAAAACGGATTTAAAAGCAAGGGAGACAGCAATGATTTGCTACTTCACTCAATTGATAGTGACTACCCCCCAAGCAATTTCATTAGCACATCGCTATCTAGGGATATGGGCAAAGAATTTGCGACATCCAGCTTCACAACACCTGGATTTATTTACACACTTAAAATGATCCCAGGACATAATCTAAAAAACGAGCTGGGATCGGCTTATAGGTTTGGTAGGGAGCAAGAGGTTGCTATCCCCAAAGAAATCAGAAGGGAAGACATTCTGGGAGCTACTCTTATCATTGATGACGGCAGAGAGTTTGGTTATTCGATTCCCAACCCTTACAGGATGATAGACAAATGA
- a CDS encoding HAD-IA family hydrolase, producing the protein MNAPLKAFGPIKAVIFDMDGLLLDTEGIYTEVTSLIAERYGRTFDWSIKQNIIGRGAGDLARYVVEALDLPITAEEFLVIREPLMRERFPTAQAMPGAEELIRHLKAHNIPIAVGTSSSRQSFGQKTTLHRDWFALFDFIVTADDPEVGAAKPAPDIFLTAARRLGVAPEDCLVFEDSPFGVTAAKAAGMTAIAIPDAAMADEKYAHADGILRTLKAFTPSACGLPALDWA; encoded by the coding sequence ATGAATGCACCGCTGAAGGCGTTCGGCCCGATCAAGGCCGTGATTTTCGACATGGACGGTTTGCTGCTGGACACCGAGGGCATTTACACCGAGGTCACCTCGCTGATTGCCGAACGTTACGGACGCACGTTCGACTGGAGCATCAAGCAGAACATCATCGGTCGCGGTGCCGGCGATCTGGCGCGCTACGTGGTCGAAGCGCTGGACCTGCCGATCACCGCCGAAGAGTTTCTGGTGATTCGCGAGCCGCTGATGCGCGAGCGCTTTCCCACCGCGCAAGCGATGCCGGGTGCCGAGGAACTGATCCGCCACCTCAAGGCGCACAACATTCCGATTGCCGTCGGCACCAGTTCGTCGCGCCAGTCGTTCGGTCAGAAAACCACGTTGCACCGCGACTGGTTTGCGTTGTTCGACTTCATCGTCACCGCCGACGATCCGGAAGTCGGCGCTGCCAAGCCTGCACCGGACATTTTCCTCACCGCCGCTCGCCGCCTGGGTGTGGCACCGGAAGATTGCCTGGTGTTCGAAGACTCACCGTTCGGCGTGACAGCCGCGAAAGCAGCCGGCATGACTGCCATCGCCATTCCCGATGCCGCCATGGCCGATGAAAAATACGCACACGCCGACGGGATTCTTCGCACGTTGAAAGCCTTCACACCGAGTGCCTGCGGATTGCCGGCGCTGGATTGGGCCTGA
- a CDS encoding 3-oxoacyl-ACP reductase family protein → MTTQHLSGKVALIQGGSRGIGAAIVKRLAAEGAAVAFTYVSSAAKAEELQNSITATGGKALAIKADSADASAIRHAVSATVETFGRLDILVNNAGVLAVAPLEDFKLEDFDQTLAINVRSVFIASQEAAKHMGEGSRIINIGSTNADRMPFAGGGVYAMSKSALVGLTKGLARDLGPRGITINNVQPGPVDTDMNPAHGEFADSLIPLMAVGRYGKAEEIASFVAYLAGPEAGYITGASLTIDGGFGA, encoded by the coding sequence ATGACCACTCAACACCTCAGCGGTAAAGTCGCTCTGATTCAAGGCGGCTCTCGCGGCATCGGTGCCGCCATCGTCAAACGCCTGGCCGCTGAAGGCGCCGCGGTTGCCTTTACCTACGTCAGCTCCGCCGCCAAGGCTGAAGAACTGCAAAACAGCATCACCGCCACCGGCGGCAAAGCCCTGGCGATCAAGGCCGACAGTGCAGACGCCAGCGCCATCCGCCACGCCGTAAGCGCCACTGTCGAAACCTTTGGCCGTCTCGATATCCTGGTCAACAACGCCGGTGTGCTGGCCGTCGCGCCGCTGGAAGACTTCAAACTGGAAGACTTCGACCAGACCCTGGCAATCAACGTGCGCAGCGTGTTCATCGCCAGCCAGGAAGCCGCCAAACACATGGGCGAAGGCTCGCGCATCATCAACATCGGCAGCACCAACGCCGACCGCATGCCCTTCGCCGGTGGTGGCGTGTATGCAATGAGCAAGTCCGCACTGGTCGGTCTGACCAAAGGCCTGGCCCGCGACCTCGGCCCACGCGGCATCACCATCAACAACGTGCAACCTGGCCCGGTCGATACCGACATGAACCCGGCTCATGGCGAGTTCGCCGACAGCCTGATCCCTTTAATGGCGGTCGGTCGTTACGGCAAAGCCGAGGAAATCGCCAGCTTCGTCGCCTACCTCGCAGGCCCGGAAGCCGGTTACATCACCGGTGCCAGCCTGACCATCGACGGTGGTTTCGGCGCCTGA
- a CDS encoding LysR family transcriptional regulator, whose translation METFSSIECFVRSAEVGSFAEAARRLSLTPAAVGKSVAKLEARLGVRLFQRSTRRLTLTEAGQLFLSEVSASLTTIQNAVSNLASAGGQPAGTLKVSMGTVFGRLYIVPLLGEFLKRFPAINPDWHFDNRQVDLIGQGFDAAIGGGFELPQGVVARRLTPAHRVLVASADYLDRHAPISEPDDLKLHDGILIRSPQTGRVRSWQLTHRTRQHSPLTLKARMTMSDSEAACATAAQGLGIALVSMPFAVGYLEAGTLQRVLPDWYVDDGNISIYYAEHKLLPGKTRAFVDFIIEQFSTLDLAERFNAQNVLASR comes from the coding sequence ATGGAAACCTTCAGCAGTATCGAATGCTTCGTGCGCAGCGCCGAAGTCGGCAGCTTTGCCGAGGCCGCGCGACGCCTGAGCCTGACACCGGCCGCCGTGGGCAAAAGCGTGGCGAAACTGGAAGCGCGCCTCGGCGTGAGGCTGTTCCAGCGTAGCACCCGTCGGTTGACCCTGACGGAAGCGGGGCAATTGTTTCTGAGTGAGGTCAGCGCAAGCCTGACCACCATCCAGAATGCCGTGAGCAATCTGGCCAGCGCCGGCGGTCAACCGGCGGGCACGCTGAAGGTCAGCATGGGCACGGTGTTCGGCCGCTTGTACATCGTGCCGTTGCTGGGAGAGTTCCTGAAAAGGTTTCCGGCGATCAATCCGGACTGGCACTTCGATAACCGCCAGGTCGATCTGATCGGCCAGGGTTTCGATGCGGCGATTGGTGGTGGCTTCGAGCTGCCCCAGGGCGTGGTGGCGCGCAGGCTGACGCCGGCGCATCGGGTGTTGGTGGCCTCTGCAGACTATCTGGATCGGCACGCGCCGATCAGCGAACCAGACGACCTCAAGTTGCACGACGGCATCCTGATCCGCTCACCGCAAACCGGTCGCGTGCGCTCCTGGCAGTTGACCCATCGCACCCGACAACACAGCCCGCTGACCCTCAAGGCACGAATGACGATGAGTGATTCCGAAGCCGCCTGCGCCACGGCGGCGCAGGGGCTGGGGATTGCGTTGGTGAGCATGCCGTTTGCCGTCGGCTATCTGGAGGCGGGAACGTTGCAGCGGGTCCTGCCGGACTGGTACGTCGACGACGGCAACATCTCCATCTATTACGCCGAGCACAAACTGCTGCCGGGCAAGACCCGGGCGTTCGTTGATTTCATCATCGAGCAGTTTTCAACGCTGGATCTCGCGGAGCGGTTCAACGCGCAAAACGTGCTGGCCAGCCGATGA
- a CDS encoding aspartate/glutamate racemase family protein, with protein MRILVVNVNTTESITQAIARSAQAVASPGTEIVGLTPHFGADSVEGNFESYLAAIAVMDRVMSYDQPFDAVIQAGYGEHGREGLQELLNVPVVDITDAAASTAMFLGHAYSVVTTLDRTVPLIEDRLKLSGLWDRCASVRASGLAVLELEHEPQRALEAIVHQAELAVTQDKAEVICLGCGGMAGLDEKIRQRTGVPVIDGVTAAVTIAESLVRLGLSTSKVRTYATPRPKTIIGWPARFAR; from the coding sequence ATGCGAATTCTCGTGGTCAACGTCAACACCACCGAATCCATCACCCAGGCCATCGCCCGTTCGGCACAGGCTGTCGCCTCCCCGGGCACGGAAATCGTCGGCCTGACGCCGCATTTCGGCGCTGATTCCGTCGAGGGCAATTTCGAAAGCTATCTGGCCGCCATCGCCGTGATGGACCGGGTGATGTCCTACGACCAGCCGTTCGACGCAGTGATCCAGGCCGGCTACGGTGAACACGGTCGCGAAGGTTTGCAGGAATTGCTCAACGTGCCGGTGGTGGACATCACCGACGCGGCGGCCAGCACCGCGATGTTTCTCGGCCACGCCTATTCGGTGGTCACCACGCTGGATCGCACCGTACCGTTAATTGAGGATCGGCTGAAACTGTCCGGCCTCTGGGATCGTTGTGCCTCAGTGCGCGCCAGTGGACTTGCGGTTCTGGAGCTGGAACATGAACCGCAGCGGGCGCTGGAGGCGATCGTGCACCAGGCCGAACTGGCAGTGACTCAGGACAAAGCCGAAGTGATTTGCCTGGGTTGCGGCGGCATGGCCGGGCTCGATGAAAAAATCCGTCAGCGTACCGGCGTGCCGGTGATCGATGGCGTCACCGCTGCCGTCACGATCGCCGAATCCCTGGTGCGCCTGGGGTTGTCAACGTCCAAGGTGCGCACGTATGCGACGCCGCGTCCAAAAACCATCATCGGCTGGCCAGCACGTTTTGCGCGTTGA
- a CDS encoding NCS1 family nucleobase:cation symporter-1, whose translation MRTSLSNNTIALNQPSSSTLDHTVPRDGIAEPLQLSPRLHNSDLAPTRVEGRRWGKYSIFALWTNDVHNIANYSFAIGLYALGLGGWQILLSLGIGAALVYFFMNLSGYMGQKTGVPFPVISRISFGIHGAQIPALIRAVIAIAWFGIQTYLASVVFRVLLTAIHPGFADYDHNSILGLSSLGWVCFVAIWFVQLAILAYGMEMVRRYEAFAGPVILLTVACLAAWMYTQANATIAWSIREPLTGGEMWRNIFAGGALWLAIYGTLILNFCDFARSSPCRKTIKIGNFWGLPVNILVFAGITVLLCGAQFQINGRIIESPTEIIASIPNTFFLVLGCLAFLIVTVAVNIMANFVAPAFVLSNLAPKYLTFRRAGLISATIAVLILPWNLYNSPLVIVYFLSGLGALLGPLYGVIMVDYWLIRKGRIHVPQLYSEDPNGAYFYSRGVNLRAVAAFIPAALIAIVLALVPGFHSVSPFSWLIGAGIAGMLYLIIAKRQPHYADVDGESIAVDNVSH comes from the coding sequence ATGCGTACGAGTCTCTCGAACAACACCATCGCGCTGAATCAGCCCTCCTCCTCAACCCTCGACCACACCGTGCCTCGTGACGGTATCGCCGAGCCGCTGCAACTGAGCCCGCGTCTACACAACAGTGACCTCGCGCCGACCAGGGTCGAAGGACGGCGCTGGGGCAAATACAGCATCTTTGCCCTGTGGACCAACGATGTGCACAACATCGCCAACTATTCATTTGCCATCGGCCTCTACGCCCTGGGCCTGGGCGGCTGGCAGATTCTGCTGTCGCTGGGGATCGGCGCGGCGCTGGTGTATTTCTTCATGAACCTGTCGGGCTACATGGGCCAGAAGACCGGGGTCCCGTTTCCAGTCATCAGCCGGATCAGTTTCGGCATTCACGGGGCGCAGATTCCTGCGTTGATCCGGGCGGTTATCGCCATCGCCTGGTTCGGCATTCAGACGTACCTGGCGTCGGTGGTGTTTCGGGTGTTGCTCACGGCGATCCATCCGGGATTCGCCGACTACGACCACAACTCGATCCTCGGCCTGTCGAGCCTGGGCTGGGTGTGTTTCGTGGCGATCTGGTTTGTGCAGCTGGCGATCCTCGCCTACGGCATGGAAATGGTCCGCCGCTACGAAGCGTTCGCCGGGCCGGTAATTCTGCTGACCGTCGCCTGCCTCGCCGCGTGGATGTACACCCAGGCCAACGCGACCATCGCTTGGTCGATTCGCGAACCGCTGACCGGCGGCGAGATGTGGCGCAACATCTTTGCCGGTGGCGCCTTGTGGCTGGCGATTTACGGCACGCTGATCCTCAACTTCTGCGACTTCGCCCGCTCTTCGCCGTGCCGCAAAACCATCAAGATCGGAAACTTCTGGGGCCTGCCGGTGAATATTCTGGTGTTCGCCGGGATCACCGTCCTGCTGTGCGGTGCGCAATTTCAGATCAACGGCCGGATCATCGAAAGTCCGACCGAGATCATCGCCTCGATACCCAACACGTTCTTTCTGGTACTCGGCTGCCTGGCGTTCCTGATCGTCACCGTGGCGGTGAACATCATGGCCAACTTCGTCGCCCCGGCCTTCGTGCTGAGCAACCTGGCGCCGAAATACCTGACCTTCCGCCGCGCCGGGCTGATCAGCGCCACCATTGCCGTGCTGATCCTGCCGTGGAATCTCTACAACAGCCCGCTGGTGATCGTGTATTTCCTGTCCGGCCTCGGCGCCCTGCTTGGCCCGTTGTACGGCGTGATCATGGTCGACTACTGGCTGATCCGCAAAGGCCGGATCCACGTGCCGCAGCTGTACAGCGAAGACCCGAACGGCGCGTATTTCTACAGCCGTGGCGTCAATCTGCGCGCGGTGGCGGCGTTCATTCCGGCCGCGCTGATCGCGATCGTCCTCGCACTGGTACCGGGCTTCCACAGCGTTTCGCCCTTCTCCTGGCTGATCGGTGCCGGCATTGCCGGGATGCTCTACCTGATCATCGCCAAACGCCAGCCGCACTACGCCGACGTGGACGGTGAATCCATCGCCGTCGACAACGTCAGCCACTGA